The following are encoded in a window of Saccharothrix longispora genomic DNA:
- a CDS encoding HAMP domain-containing protein: protein MAGTTVGGGSPAPRRTTRQGANPVDQPELRQLLAGLTAVRDGDFGTRLPDDSGGLLGEIATVFNGMVDQLSLFTSEVTRVAREVGTDGRLGGQAEVPGVSGTWADLTDSVNAMAGNLTSQVRDIAQVATAVARGDLSQKIDVDARGEILELKETVNTMVDQLSSFAAEVTRVAREVGSEGRLGGQADVKGVSGTWRDLTDSVNFMAGNLTDQVRNIAQVTTAVAKGDLSQKITVNARGEILELKNTINTMVDQLSSFADEVTRMAREVGTEGILGGQADVKGVSGTWRDLTDSVNFMAGNLTDQVRSIAQVATAVARGDLSQKITVAARGEILELKSTINTMVDQLSSFADEVTRVAREVGTEGRLGGQADVKGISGTWKDLTESVNVMGDNLTAQVRSIAQVTTAVARGDLSQKIRVDARGEILELKETINTMVDQLSAFADEVTRVSREVGTEGNLGGQATVRGVSGTWKDLTDNVNVMASNLTGQVRSIAQVATAVARGDLSQKITVEAKGEVAALAGVINTMVDTLSAFADEVTRVAREVGTEGILGGQARVPNVAGTWKDLTDNVNSMANNLTNQVRNIAQVTTAVALGDLSKKIDVDARGEILELKTTINTMVAQLSSFADEVTRVAREVGSEGKLGGQAEVEGVSGTWKRLTENVNELAGNLTRQVRAIAEVTSAVAAGDLTRSITVDASGEVADLKDNINSMVESLRVSTKANRDQDWLKTNLAGISGLMQGRRDLEVVAELIMDELAPLVSAQYGAFYLSDDAPEQPELRLIASYGRPYGDDDPDARPTRFRFGQSLVGQAARSRRTIAVDGVPPGYVSVSSGLGRTEPSDLVVLPIVVEGQVLGVIELASVHRFTPIHRDFLEQLMETIGVNVNTIVANARTDELLEESQRLAAELQTRSSELQKRQEQLQESNAELEEKAALLVSQNRDIERKNLEIEQASSELEARAKQLALASKYKSEFLANMSHELRTPLNSLLILAQLLAQNPTRNLTPKQVEYAGIIHSAGSDLLQLINDILDLSKVEAGKMDITPERVALRQLLDYVEATFRPMTTQKSLGFRITTASGVPAELLTDDSRLRQVLRNLLSNAVKFTESGGVELHIQPADAAELPSSVRRHGQAVAFRVVDTGIGIAEQQLESIFGAFQQADGTTSRKYGGTGLGLSISREIAYLLGGVVTARSELGKGSTFTLYLPVARPEFQELPALERTGQAAVLPAAPDPAPVEPGSGAQPHKRRLLVIEERPQGLLSLVAQSAVTDLADRNDPRGPVEVITAVDAREAAAVLAAEPCHCVVLELDMPGDEALVFLEARDGDAGARTVPVLAHNTRRLTPDQERRLQSGAGDRPLELLSSLDELRERIALHLTAEVPGDVLPLVRHEDARAPEPRAFDSGLTGRTVLIADDDARNLFALSSILELHGIGVLHAENGREAIEVLTSHPGIDLILMDVMMPEMDGYAATAAIRAMPRYTDLPIIAVTAKAMPGDREKSLDSGANDYVTKPVDSDDLVTCVRRWLDR, encoded by the coding sequence ATGGCCGGCACGACGGTCGGAGGCGGCTCGCCCGCTCCGCGGCGCACGACGAGACAGGGCGCGAACCCCGTGGACCAGCCCGAGTTGCGCCAGTTGCTGGCCGGGCTGACCGCGGTCCGCGACGGCGACTTCGGCACCCGGCTGCCGGACGACTCCGGCGGGCTGCTGGGCGAGATCGCGACCGTCTTCAACGGCATGGTCGACCAGCTGTCGCTGTTCACGTCCGAGGTGACGCGCGTCGCGCGCGAGGTCGGCACGGACGGCCGGCTGGGCGGCCAGGCCGAGGTGCCCGGCGTGTCCGGGACGTGGGCCGACCTCACCGACTCGGTGAACGCCATGGCGGGCAACCTCACCTCCCAGGTGCGCGACATCGCGCAGGTGGCGACCGCGGTGGCGCGCGGCGACCTGTCGCAGAAGATCGACGTGGACGCGCGTGGCGAGATCCTGGAGCTGAAGGAGACCGTCAACACGATGGTCGACCAGCTCTCGTCGTTCGCGGCCGAGGTGACCCGCGTGGCGCGCGAGGTGGGCAGCGAGGGCCGGCTGGGCGGTCAGGCCGACGTGAAGGGCGTCTCGGGCACGTGGCGCGACCTCACCGACTCGGTGAACTTCATGGCGGGCAACCTTACCGACCAGGTCCGCAACATCGCCCAGGTGACCACCGCCGTCGCCAAGGGCGACCTGTCGCAGAAGATCACCGTCAACGCCCGGGGCGAGATCCTGGAGCTGAAGAACACCATCAACACGATGGTGGACCAGTTGTCGTCGTTCGCGGACGAGGTCACCCGCATGGCCCGCGAGGTGGGCACCGAGGGCATCCTGGGCGGCCAGGCGGACGTGAAGGGCGTCTCGGGCACGTGGCGCGACCTCACCGACTCGGTGAACTTCATGGCGGGCAACCTCACCGACCAGGTGCGGTCGATCGCGCAGGTGGCGACCGCCGTGGCGCGGGGCGACCTGTCGCAGAAGATCACGGTGGCCGCGCGCGGCGAGATCCTGGAGCTGAAGTCGACCATCAACACGATGGTGGACCAGTTGTCGTCGTTCGCCGACGAGGTCACCCGCGTGGCCCGCGAGGTCGGCACCGAGGGCCGGCTGGGCGGCCAGGCCGACGTGAAGGGCATCTCGGGCACCTGGAAGGACCTCACCGAGTCGGTGAACGTCATGGGCGACAACCTCACCGCCCAGGTGCGCTCCATCGCCCAGGTCACCACCGCCGTGGCCCGCGGCGACCTGTCGCAGAAGATCCGGGTCGACGCGCGCGGCGAGATCCTGGAGCTGAAGGAGACCATCAACACGATGGTCGACCAGCTCTCGGCGTTCGCCGACGAGGTCACGCGCGTGTCGCGCGAGGTCGGCACGGAGGGCAACCTCGGCGGCCAGGCCACCGTGCGCGGCGTGTCCGGCACCTGGAAGGACCTGACCGACAACGTCAACGTCATGGCGTCGAACCTGACCGGCCAGGTGCGGTCGATCGCGCAGGTCGCGACGGCGGTGGCGCGCGGCGACCTGTCGCAGAAGATCACCGTCGAGGCCAAGGGCGAGGTCGCCGCGCTCGCCGGCGTGATCAACACGATGGTGGACACGCTCTCCGCGTTCGCCGACGAGGTCACCCGCGTGGCCCGCGAGGTGGGCACCGAGGGCATCCTCGGTGGCCAGGCCCGGGTGCCGAACGTGGCGGGCACCTGGAAGGACCTGACCGACAACGTCAACTCGATGGCGAACAACCTGACCAACCAGGTGCGCAACATCGCCCAGGTCACCACCGCCGTCGCGCTCGGCGACCTGTCCAAGAAGATCGACGTCGACGCGCGCGGCGAGATCCTGGAGCTCAAGACCACCATCAACACGATGGTGGCGCAGCTGTCGTCGTTCGCCGACGAGGTCACCCGCGTGGCCCGCGAGGTCGGCAGCGAGGGCAAGCTCGGCGGCCAGGCCGAGGTCGAGGGCGTCTCCGGCACCTGGAAGCGGTTGACGGAGAACGTCAACGAACTGGCCGGCAACCTGACCCGGCAGGTGCGCGCCATCGCCGAGGTCACCAGCGCGGTCGCCGCGGGCGACCTGACCCGCTCGATCACGGTGGACGCGTCCGGCGAGGTCGCCGACCTCAAGGACAACATCAACTCGATGGTGGAATCGCTGCGCGTGTCCACCAAGGCCAACCGCGACCAGGACTGGCTCAAGACCAACCTCGCCGGGATCTCCGGGCTCATGCAGGGCCGGCGCGACCTGGAGGTCGTCGCCGAGCTGATCATGGACGAGCTGGCGCCGCTGGTCTCCGCCCAGTACGGCGCGTTCTACCTGTCCGACGACGCGCCGGAGCAGCCCGAGCTGCGCCTGATCGCCTCCTACGGCAGGCCGTACGGCGACGACGACCCGGACGCCCGCCCCACCCGGTTCCGCTTCGGCCAGTCGTTGGTGGGCCAGGCCGCGCGCAGCCGCCGCACCATCGCCGTCGACGGGGTGCCGCCCGGCTACGTCTCGGTGTCCTCCGGGCTCGGGCGGACCGAGCCGAGCGATCTCGTCGTGCTGCCCATCGTGGTCGAGGGGCAGGTGCTGGGCGTGATCGAGCTGGCGTCCGTGCACCGGTTCACGCCGATCCACCGGGACTTCCTCGAACAGCTGATGGAGACCATCGGCGTCAACGTCAACACGATCGTGGCCAACGCCCGCACGGACGAGCTGCTGGAGGAGTCCCAGCGCCTGGCCGCCGAGCTCCAGACGCGGTCGAGCGAACTCCAGAAGCGCCAGGAGCAGCTCCAGGAGTCCAACGCGGAACTGGAGGAGAAGGCCGCGCTGCTGGTGTCGCAGAACCGCGACATCGAGCGGAAGAACCTGGAGATCGAACAGGCCAGCTCCGAGCTGGAGGCCCGCGCGAAGCAGCTGGCGCTGGCGTCGAAGTACAAGTCGGAGTTCCTGGCCAACATGAGCCACGAGCTGCGCACCCCGTTGAACAGCCTGCTGATCCTGGCCCAGCTGCTCGCCCAGAACCCCACCCGCAACCTCACCCCGAAGCAGGTGGAGTACGCGGGCATCATCCACTCGGCGGGCTCGGACCTGCTCCAGCTGATCAACGACATCCTCGACCTGTCCAAGGTCGAGGCGGGCAAGATGGACATCACGCCCGAGCGGGTCGCGCTGCGCCAGCTGCTCGACTACGTCGAGGCCACGTTCCGGCCGATGACCACGCAGAAGAGCCTCGGGTTCCGCATCACCACCGCGAGCGGCGTGCCCGCCGAGCTGCTCACGGACGACTCGCGGCTGCGCCAGGTGCTGCGCAACCTGCTGTCCAACGCGGTGAAGTTCACCGAATCGGGCGGCGTCGAGCTGCACATCCAGCCGGCCGACGCCGCCGAGCTGCCGTCGTCGGTGCGGCGGCACGGCCAGGCCGTGGCGTTCCGCGTCGTCGACACCGGCATCGGCATCGCCGAGCAGCAGCTGGAGTCGATCTTCGGCGCGTTCCAGCAGGCCGACGGCACGACGTCGCGCAAGTACGGCGGCACGGGCCTGGGCCTGTCCATCAGCCGCGAGATCGCCTACCTGCTGGGCGGCGTGGTCACCGCGCGGAGCGAGCTGGGCAAGGGCAGCACGTTCACCCTGTACCTGCCGGTCGCCCGACCGGAGTTCCAGGAGCTGCCCGCCCTGGAGCGCACCGGGCAAGCGGCCGTGCTGCCCGCCGCGCCGGACCCGGCCCCGGTGGAGCCCGGCAGCGGCGCACAGCCGCACAAGCGCCGGCTGCTGGTCATCGAGGAACGGCCCCAGGGGCTGCTGTCGCTGGTCGCGCAGAGCGCGGTCACCGACCTCGCCGACCGCAACGACCCGCGCGGACCGGTCGAGGTGATCACCGCCGTGGACGCCCGCGAGGCCGCCGCGGTGCTGGCCGCCGAACCGTGCCACTGCGTGGTGCTGGAGCTGGACATGCCCGGTGACGAGGCGCTGGTGTTCCTGGAGGCCCGGGACGGCGACGCCGGCGCCCGCACCGTGCCGGTCCTCGCGCACAACACCCGGCGGCTGACCCCGGACCAGGAGAGGAGGCTCCAGTCGGGCGCGGGGGACCGGCCGCTGGAACTGCTGTCGAGCCTGGACGAGCTGCGCGAGCGCATCGCGCTGCACCTGACCGCCGAGGTGCCCGGCGACGTCCTGCCGCTGGTCCGCCACGAGGACGCGCGGGCGCCGGAACCGCGGGCGTTCGACAGCGGGCTGACCGGCCGCACGGTGCTCATCGCCGACGACGACGCGCGCAACCTGTTCGCGCTGAGCAGCATCCTCGAACTGCACGGCATCGGCGTGCTGCACGCGGAGAACGGGCGCGAGGCCATCGAGGTGCTGACCTCGCACCCCGGGATCGACCTCATCCTGATGGACGTGATGATGCCGGAGATGGACGGCTACGCCGCCACCGCCGCCATCCGCGCCATGCCCCGGTACACCGACCTGCCGATCATCGCGGTCACCGCGAAGGCGATGCCCGGCGACCGGGAGAAGAGCCTCGACTCGGGAGCCAACGACTACGTCACCAAGCCGGTCGACTCCGACGACCTCGTCACGTGCGTGCGACGCTGGCTGGACCGCTAG
- a CDS encoding alpha/beta fold hydrolase: MTGGTDEVPPRREQPLRVRWNAGVRSLEKGDGDGPVVAVVPGLGALGYLVDTAARCGEWTRAALLDVPGFGHRPPRPCRADVTGVADAVERWLDAATGDAPVVLVGHSTGAQAAVHVALRRPEQVRSLVLMGPTFPPEQRRFAGLVRAYVRNSRREPPGLIPVTWPYYLRGGPRELARFVRSGQRDRPEHTITGVRCPVLLLRGEHDAFAPPEWVDRLASAAPDGRVATLPGAHTFPYRQGAETAARIEEAARHAHRP, encoded by the coding sequence GTGACCGGAGGAACCGACGAAGTGCCGCCACGACGTGAACAGCCGTTGCGGGTCCGGTGGAACGCCGGCGTGCGCAGCCTGGAGAAGGGGGACGGAGACGGGCCGGTGGTGGCCGTCGTCCCCGGCCTGGGCGCGCTGGGGTACCTGGTGGACACCGCGGCCCGCTGCGGGGAGTGGACCCGGGCCGCGCTGCTGGACGTGCCGGGCTTCGGCCACCGACCGCCCCGGCCGTGCCGCGCCGACGTCACCGGGGTCGCCGACGCGGTGGAGCGCTGGCTCGACGCGGCGACCGGCGACGCGCCCGTCGTGCTGGTCGGGCACTCGACCGGCGCGCAGGCGGCGGTCCACGTCGCGCTGCGCCGGCCCGAACAGGTGCGCTCGCTGGTCCTGATGGGGCCGACGTTCCCGCCCGAGCAGCGGCGCTTCGCCGGGCTGGTCCGCGCGTACGTCCGCAACTCCCGCCGCGAACCGCCCGGTCTGATCCCCGTCACGTGGCCGTACTACCTGCGCGGCGGACCGCGCGAGCTGGCGCGGTTCGTGCGCTCGGGGCAGCGGGACCGCCCGGAGCACACCATCACGGGGGTGCGCTGCCCCGTGCTGCTGCTGCGCGGCGAGCACGACGCGTTCGCGCCGCCGGAGTGGGTGGACCGGCTGGCGTCCGCCGCGCCCGACGGCAGGGTGGCCACCCTGCCCGGCGCGCACACGTTCCCGTACCGGCAGGGCGCGGAGACCGCCGCCCGCATCGAGGAGGCCGCCCGGCACGCGCACCGCCCGTGA